From the Alkalibacter rhizosphaerae genome, one window contains:
- a CDS encoding DUF2200 domain-containing protein: MAKHNIYTTSFAKVYPMYVAKAEKKGRTKEEVDEIIRWLTGHTQEELEAELEKETDFETFFAQAPHLNPLRSLIKGVVCGIRVENVEEPIMKEIRYLDKLVDELAKGKAMEKILRK, translated from the coding sequence ATGGCCAAACACAACATTTATACCACAAGTTTTGCAAAAGTCTATCCCATGTATGTCGCAAAAGCGGAGAAAAAGGGACGGACCAAAGAAGAAGTGGACGAGATCATCCGCTGGCTGACGGGACACACCCAGGAAGAACTGGAAGCGGAACTGGAGAAAGAGACCGATTTCGAAACTTTTTTTGCCCAGGCACCCCACCTAAACCCCCTACGATCCCTGATCAAAGGGGTGGTGTGCGGCATCCGGGTCGAAAACGTGGAAGAACCCATCATGAAGGAGATCCGCTATCTGGACAAGCTGGTGGACGAGTTGGCCAAGGGAAAGGCCATGGAGAAGATCCTTCGCAAATGA
- a CDS encoding SIR2 family NAD-dependent protein deacylase, producing MKIKALTGAGISRASNIPTFEEMGDLRDKLSRTYFSADPQGFYDAVLSMKTLIDEAVPNEAHLALASYHIPVVTMNIDGLHHRAGSRDGEVIEIHGNLRTVFCPRCHREYPFDITRSSLLCPHCERSVLHPQVVLYGDPIPRLGEALETMGETDLLLIIGTSFYTSTAHYIKDAAESFGSEILTINEDAENQVPLLLKKLLEGAN from the coding sequence ATGAAAATAAAGGCATTGACGGGAGCCGGGATATCCAGAGCCAGCAACATTCCCACCTTTGAAGAAATGGGAGACCTTCGGGACAAACTGAGTCGAACATATTTCAGCGCCGACCCCCAGGGCTTTTACGATGCGGTCCTCTCCATGAAGACCCTCATCGATGAAGCCGTCCCCAACGAAGCCCACCTGGCATTGGCTTCCTACCACATCCCTGTCGTTACCATGAACATCGACGGACTTCACCATCGAGCCGGAAGCCGGGATGGAGAGGTCATCGAGATCCACGGTAATCTTCGCACAGTGTTTTGTCCCCGGTGCCACCGGGAGTACCCTTTTGACATCACCCGAAGCAGCCTTCTTTGCCCCCATTGTGAACGGAGCGTCCTCCACCCCCAGGTGGTCCTCTACGGCGATCCCATCCCCAGGCTTGGGGAAGCATTGGAGACCATGGGTGAAACGGACCTGCTGTTGATCATCGGAACCTCCTTTTATACATCCACCGCCCATTACATCAAGGATGCCGCCGAATCTTTCGGTTCAGAGATCCTGACCATCAATGAGGATGCGGAAAACCAGGTTCCCCTGTTGCTGAAAAAACTTTTGGAAGGAGCAAATTAA
- a CDS encoding aldehyde ferredoxin oxidoreductase N-terminal domain-containing protein → MYTGGYMGKVLRVNLSTKEVTTEVLPEKLAQDYIGGAGFAIKYLFDEVPGDCDPLGEENKLIFVPGPLSGTSAPCASRMAMATKSPLTNAVGMALSGGYFPVELKFAGYDVLIIEGKSEEPVYLWIKDDKVSIRKADKFWGMNTLDTQLTMKQELNEQAARIACIGPAGENLSKMAAIINERRAFGRKGVGAVMGSKNLKAIAVRGPRKFPSPMKKPLKKPEKPCWKA, encoded by the coding sequence ATGTACACAGGCGGTTACATGGGCAAGGTTTTGCGGGTAAACCTGTCCACCAAAGAAGTGACTACAGAAGTACTGCCGGAAAAACTGGCTCAAGATTATATCGGTGGAGCCGGATTTGCCATCAAGTACCTATTTGACGAAGTACCAGGCGATTGCGATCCCCTGGGGGAAGAAAACAAACTTATTTTCGTACCGGGACCACTTAGCGGGACGTCGGCACCCTGCGCCAGCAGAATGGCCATGGCGACAAAATCCCCTCTGACCAATGCCGTAGGCATGGCCCTGTCGGGAGGTTATTTCCCCGTCGAGTTGAAATTTGCAGGATACGACGTGTTGATCATCGAAGGGAAATCGGAAGAACCGGTCTACCTCTGGATCAAGGACGACAAGGTATCCATTCGAAAAGCGGACAAATTCTGGGGCATGAACACCCTGGACACCCAATTGACCATGAAACAGGAACTCAACGAACAAGCGGCGCGGATCGCCTGCATCGGACCAGCCGGCGAAAACCTGTCCAAGATGGCGGCCATCATCAACGAACGCCGGGCCTTCGGCCGAAAAGGCGTAGGAGCCGTCATGGGATCCAAAAATTTGAAGGCCATTGCCGTTCGGGGACCCAGGAAGTTCCCATCGCCAATGAAGAAGCCTTTAAAAAAGCCAGAAAAACCATGCTGGAAGGCATGA
- a CDS encoding GNAT family N-acetyltransferase yields the protein MTSIFQSERCIIRSFILDDLHEFLDYRNDLEWMKYQGFKGLSKKEYEKALLIKPSLDAGAQFAITTKTDKRLIGDVYLKKEDDAFWIGYTISPLFKRQGYAYEVICSMIIWINQQGDFNIKAAVKTENTPSIKLLEKLGFSQIKTEDDGSIFLLDKKK from the coding sequence ATGACGTCCATATTTCAATCGGAAAGATGTATCATACGGTCTTTTATCCTAGACGATCTTCATGAATTTCTGGATTATCGCAATGATCTGGAATGGATGAAATACCAGGGATTTAAAGGGTTATCGAAAAAAGAATACGAAAAAGCATTGTTGATAAAGCCTTCTCTGGATGCGGGAGCGCAATTTGCAATAACGACCAAGACGGACAAAAGGCTCATTGGCGATGTTTATCTAAAAAAAGAAGACGATGCGTTCTGGATCGGATACACCATTAGTCCTTTATTCAAAAGACAAGGATATGCATATGAAGTGATCTGCTCCATGATCATTTGGATCAACCAGCAGGGAGATTTCAACATCAAAGCCGCTGTCAAAACTGAAAACACACCTTCCATCAAGTTGTTGGAGAAATTGGGTTTCTCGCAAATCAAGACGGAAGACGATGGATCGATATTTTTGTTGGATAAGAAAAAATGA
- a CDS encoding tautomerase family protein — MPYISIKTDYLMENIDVSDINKNICETLNVPRSRIKVSWEIFHQGHFYSHPMEDDPEPEKRYHRPVVEISVSKRNPRSFVEDLVAAAIKEVCHVLGTKEDKVLVLIHYLDEGNIYLNGSYV, encoded by the coding sequence ATGCCATACATTTCCATCAAAACCGATTATTTAATGGAAAACATCGACGTTTCCGACATCAACAAAAACATCTGCGAAACGTTGAACGTACCCCGAAGCCGAATCAAAGTTTCCTGGGAGATCTTCCATCAGGGACATTTCTACAGCCATCCCATGGAGGACGATCCTGAACCGGAAAAAAGATACCATCGCCCCGTCGTGGAGATCTCCGTTTCCAAGCGGAATCCCCGTTCCTTTGTGGAAGACCTGGTGGCGGCCGCCATCAAGGAAGTCTGCCATGTCCTGGGCACCAAGGAGGACAAGGTGCTGGTACTGATCCATTACCTGGATGAAGGAAACATCTACCTCAACGGGTCCTACGTATAG
- the rlmH gene encoding 23S rRNA (pseudouridine(1915)-N(3))-methyltransferase RlmH — MKITIVAVGKIKEKFYIQALAEYTKRLGRYCTLNVVEIPDEKAPENLSQAQMVDVLQKEGQKILSKVPSGALVVTMEIEGRTMTSEEFADYMDTCALNGQSHLCFIIGGSLGLHSDVKSISDLSLSFSSMTFPHQLFRILLLEQIYRAFRILRNEPYHK, encoded by the coding sequence TTGAAGATCACCATTGTCGCTGTCGGAAAAATCAAGGAGAAATTTTATATCCAGGCCCTGGCGGAATACACCAAGCGCCTGGGCCGTTATTGTACGTTGAACGTGGTGGAGATCCCCGATGAAAAAGCTCCGGAAAACTTGAGCCAGGCACAAATGGTGGACGTTCTTCAAAAAGAAGGACAAAAGATTCTGTCCAAAGTTCCCTCCGGCGCCTTGGTGGTCACCATGGAGATCGAAGGCCGGACCATGACCTCGGAAGAATTTGCCGATTATATGGATACCTGCGCCCTTAACGGACAGAGCCACCTTTGCTTTATCATTGGCGGTTCTTTGGGTTTGCATTCCGATGTGAAATCCATTTCGGACCTGTCCCTGTCTTTTTCCTCCATGACCTTTCCCCACCAATTGTTTCGTATATTGCTACTGGAACAGATCTACCGGGCTTTTCGCATTCTTAGAAACGAGCCCTATCATAAATGA